The following proteins come from a genomic window of Yinghuangia sp. ASG 101:
- a CDS encoding winged helix-turn-helix transcriptional regulator, whose product MPAPLDPEMFDPMCPSSALPFQIGDKWTGMIVLCLRDGPRRFGELRVPLAGITAKVLAGTLRAMRRDGLVTRTAYDENPPRVEYALTPLGRSLFTLIDAARDWSRENLADLLRERARNTEDAGPAERETG is encoded by the coding sequence ATGCCCGCGCCCTTGGATCCGGAGATGTTCGACCCGATGTGCCCGTCGTCGGCGCTGCCGTTCCAAATCGGCGACAAGTGGACCGGGATGATCGTCCTCTGCCTCCGGGACGGCCCCCGCAGATTCGGCGAACTGCGGGTTCCGCTGGCGGGGATCACCGCGAAGGTGCTGGCCGGGACGCTGCGCGCGATGCGGCGCGACGGCCTCGTCACGCGGACCGCGTACGACGAGAACCCGCCGCGCGTGGAGTACGCCCTCACACCGCTCGGCCGCAGCCTGTTCACGCTGATCGACGCCGCACGGGACTGGAGCCGCGAGAACCTGGCGGACCTGCTGCGCGAAAGGGCCCGCAACACGGAGGACGCGGGCCCCGCGGAGCGGGAGACGGGGTGA
- a CDS encoding acyl-CoA synthetase codes for MEFNLADLFEYAVDQYPAREAVVANGERRTYAELEARANRLAHHLADAGVRAGDSVAVYAYNIIEWAEAMLAIYKIRGVCVNVNFRYVADELAYLLDQAEPVAMIFQRRFADRVAEVRPKMASLRHLVVVEDGTGTPGADASGAVLYEQALAAASPERDFAPRTGDDVYLLFTGGTTGMPKGVMWRQEDVIFALGGGIDPTNGHRVDRAEDLAEKGRDGTGTFFPIAPLMHGATQWGLLQNLAKGQRVVLIDKFDPHAVWRAVEEEKVNVIMITGDAMARPLIEAVDEPRADGRAGPYDLTSLFAVSSSAALFSPSLKEAFMERLGVIVSDAIGASESGANGVGVAVKGQAGRDGGGITVKAVPDSVVLDDDLNPLPPGVVGRLGRRGNIPLRYLGDPVKTAEVFRTAPDGTRYVVPGDFARLEEDGRITLLGRGSATINSGGEKIFTEEVEGAVKEHPDVYDAIVVGVPHERWGQTVAVVVQPRAGAEPTLEAIQEHCRTRIAGYKVPRVLRLVAQTRRTPTGKPDLPWALSVAAE; via the coding sequence ATGGAATTCAACCTTGCCGACCTCTTCGAGTACGCGGTTGACCAATATCCGGCCCGCGAGGCCGTCGTCGCGAACGGCGAGCGCCGCACGTATGCCGAATTGGAGGCACGCGCGAATCGCCTCGCCCACCATCTCGCCGACGCGGGTGTCCGGGCGGGCGACAGCGTCGCGGTTTATGCCTACAACATCATCGAGTGGGCGGAGGCGATGCTCGCGATCTACAAGATCCGCGGCGTCTGCGTGAATGTGAACTTCCGGTATGTCGCCGACGAACTGGCCTACCTGCTCGACCAAGCCGAACCGGTCGCGATGATCTTCCAGCGCCGCTTCGCGGACCGCGTCGCGGAGGTCAGGCCCAAGATGGCGTCGCTGCGGCACCTCGTGGTCGTCGAGGACGGCACCGGCACACCCGGGGCCGACGCGTCCGGCGCCGTCCTCTACGAGCAGGCCCTCGCCGCGGCGTCGCCGGAGCGCGACTTCGCACCGCGGACCGGCGACGACGTGTACCTGCTGTTCACCGGCGGGACGACCGGGATGCCCAAGGGGGTGATGTGGCGTCAGGAAGACGTCATCTTCGCCCTCGGCGGCGGCATCGACCCGACCAACGGACACCGCGTCGACCGCGCCGAAGACCTCGCGGAGAAGGGGCGCGACGGCACCGGGACGTTCTTCCCGATCGCCCCGCTGATGCACGGCGCGACGCAGTGGGGCCTGCTCCAGAACCTGGCGAAGGGCCAACGGGTCGTGCTCATCGACAAGTTCGATCCGCATGCCGTGTGGCGGGCCGTCGAGGAGGAGAAGGTCAACGTCATCATGATCACCGGCGACGCGATGGCGCGGCCGTTGATCGAGGCCGTCGACGAGCCGCGCGCCGACGGACGAGCCGGTCCGTACGACCTGACCTCGCTTTTCGCGGTCTCCTCCAGTGCCGCGCTGTTCTCCCCGTCCCTCAAGGAAGCCTTCATGGAGCGCCTCGGGGTGATCGTCTCCGACGCGATCGGCGCGTCCGAGTCGGGCGCCAACGGGGTGGGCGTCGCGGTCAAGGGCCAGGCCGGGCGCGACGGCGGCGGCATCACCGTCAAGGCGGTGCCCGACTCGGTGGTCCTCGACGACGACCTCAATCCGCTGCCGCCCGGCGTCGTGGGCCGGCTCGGCCGAAGGGGCAACATCCCGCTCCGGTACCTCGGCGACCCGGTCAAGACCGCCGAGGTCTTCCGCACCGCGCCGGACGGGACGCGCTACGTCGTCCCGGGCGACTTCGCCCGCCTGGAGGAGGACGGCCGGATCACCCTGCTGGGCCGGGGTTCCGCGACCATCAACTCGGGCGGCGAGAAGATCTTCACCGAGGAGGTCGAGGGCGCGGTCAAGGAGCACCCCGACGTGTACGACGCGATCGTGGTGGGTGTCCCGCACGAGCGCTGGGGCCAGACGGTCGCGGTGGTCGTACAGCCGAGGGCCGGCGCCGAACCGACGCTGGAGGCCATCCAGGAGCACTGCCGCACGAGGATCGCGGGCTACAAAGTGCCGCGCGTGCTGCGGCTGGTCGCCCAGACGCGGCGGACCCCCACGGGGAAACCGGACCTGCCGTGGGCGCTTTCGGTGGCGGCGGAATAG
- a CDS encoding aminoglycoside phosphotransferase family protein — MAHGGYSESDRNTEAARAHPLHLPPVPPKAVAAVAAKVCPGFVAGGVMRRTPKSVLMTGSLGRNPVVVKFLADDSPHWVQRFRHEISAYRAFTRQRPPVRVPRLFGADPERRVLVLEHVPGRPVAVERHPGAALSRADIRAVLHAFGSLNTWKPPAGSFHAAFDYLPRVDRYHRLSLLTDRDASDLAQLLRGLSRMPLQLCHGDALFSNVLLTSGGPALVDWEFVGYHLPGYDLAVLWSLLARDPLTRRHIVQAAQQGGSFARDAFLVNLMLVLVREIRMHDGHATGEEDRRLLRRLHDDCATVRRAVRAAVGTH, encoded by the coding sequence GTGGCACACGGCGGATACAGCGAGTCGGACCGGAACACGGAGGCCGCGCGGGCCCACCCGTTGCACCTCCCGCCGGTCCCCCCGAAGGCGGTGGCCGCCGTGGCGGCCAAGGTGTGCCCGGGGTTCGTCGCGGGCGGGGTGATGCGGCGCACCCCGAAGTCGGTGCTGATGACCGGGTCGCTCGGCCGCAACCCGGTGGTCGTCAAGTTCCTCGCGGACGATTCGCCGCACTGGGTGCAGCGGTTCCGGCACGAGATATCCGCCTACCGCGCGTTCACCCGGCAGCGCCCGCCGGTGCGCGTCCCCCGGCTCTTCGGTGCGGACCCGGAGCGCCGTGTGCTGGTACTGGAGCACGTTCCGGGCCGACCGGTCGCCGTCGAGCGCCACCCGGGCGCCGCGCTGTCCCGGGCGGACATCCGCGCGGTGCTGCACGCCTTCGGATCGCTGAACACGTGGAAGCCGCCCGCGGGTTCGTTCCACGCGGCGTTCGACTACCTCCCGCGCGTCGACCGCTACCACCGGCTCAGCCTGCTGACCGACCGGGACGCGAGCGACCTCGCCCAGCTGCTGCGGGGCCTGTCGCGCATGCCGCTCCAGCTGTGCCACGGCGACGCGTTGTTCTCGAACGTGCTGCTGACGTCCGGTGGACCGGCGCTGGTGGACTGGGAGTTCGTCGGCTACCACCTGCCCGGGTACGACCTCGCGGTGCTGTGGTCGCTGCTCGCCCGGGACCCGTTGACGCGTCGTCACATCGTGCAGGCGGCCCAGCAGGGCGGATCGTTCGCACGTGACGCCTTCCTGGTGAACCTCATGCTCGTCCTGGTCCGCGAGATCCGCATGCACGACGGCCATGCCACGGGCGAGGAGGACCGCAGGCTGCTGCGGCGCCTGCACGACGACTGCGCGACGGTACGCCGGGCGGTGCGGGCGGCGGTGGGCACGCACTGA
- a CDS encoding NAD(P)-dependent oxidoreductase, whose product MTRLTVFGAGGRAGRAITAEALRRGLHVTAVVRDPRKHAEVAHRDVTLAAGDVTDPASVESAARGADAVVHAVSPFTGPEQGFADLDPRFFVRSSDALRVGMAAAGVERLLVIGLFANLRTADGVLVMDDPALFPPEIRPFARAHTDGLDRLRETAGPDWLVLTPPARLTPDAPRTGRYRLLDESLPLTDGELSYADLAIAVVDEAQAPTRHRTRVAVVGGEPARRAEG is encoded by the coding sequence ATGACCCGGTTGACGGTTTTCGGTGCGGGCGGGCGTGCGGGACGCGCGATCACCGCGGAGGCGCTGCGGCGCGGCCTCCATGTCACGGCGGTCGTACGCGACCCGCGCAAGCACGCCGAAGTCGCGCACCGCGACGTGACGTTGGCGGCCGGCGACGTCACCGACCCGGCGTCGGTCGAGTCCGCCGCGCGCGGCGCGGACGCCGTCGTCCACGCCGTCTCCCCGTTCACCGGGCCCGAGCAGGGCTTCGCCGACCTCGACCCGCGCTTCTTCGTGCGGTCGAGCGACGCGCTGCGCGTCGGCATGGCCGCCGCCGGTGTCGAACGGCTGCTGGTGATCGGGTTGTTCGCGAACCTCCGGACCGCGGACGGAGTGCTCGTGATGGACGACCCCGCGCTGTTCCCGCCGGAGATCCGGCCGTTCGCACGCGCCCACACCGACGGCCTCGACCGCCTGCGGGAAACGGCGGGCCCGGACTGGCTCGTGCTCACGCCGCCCGCCCGGCTCACCCCGGACGCGCCGAGGACCGGGCGCTACCGCCTGCTCGACGAGTCGCTGCCGCTCACCGACGGGGAACTGTCGTACGCGGACCTCGCGATCGCCGTCGTCGACGAGGCACAGGCCCCGACGCGGCACCGCACCCGCGTGGCCGTCGTCGGCGGGGAACCCGCGCGACGGGCCGAAGGCTAG
- a CDS encoding cold-shock protein, producing the protein MATGTVKWFNAEKGYGFIQQDNGNADVFVHFSAIQTSGYRTLEENQRVEFEVTQGQKGPQAEQVRPI; encoded by the coding sequence ATGGCCACCGGTACGGTCAAGTGGTTCAACGCGGAAAAGGGCTACGGCTTCATTCAGCAGGACAACGGCAACGCGGATGTGTTCGTCCACTTCTCGGCGATCCAGACGAGCGGCTACCGCACGCTTGAGGAGAACCAGCGGGTCGAATTCGAGGTCACGCAGGGGCAGAAGGGCCCGCAGGCCGAGCAGGTCCGCCCGATCTGA
- a CDS encoding crotonase/enoyl-CoA hydratase family protein: MAANPHLLVERRDGTLLVTLNRPEAKNAFSLPMLVGLYDAWLQADADDDIYSIVLTGAGGAFCAGMDLKALAGAGLADGASAVYRERMAADKDLHWKAMLRHHRPRKPLIAAVEGYCVAGGTEILQGTDIRVAGETAVFAVAEVQRGLFPLGGSTVRLQRQIGYTNAMEMLLTGRRYSAEEAREIGLIGRVVPSGTAVEAALEIAATINANGPLAVEAVKRSIIETADLPEAEALARELAIGQPVFATADAKEGPTAFAQKRAPVFRRE; encoded by the coding sequence TTGGCCGCCAACCCGCACCTTCTGGTCGAACGGCGTGACGGAACGCTGCTCGTCACGCTCAACCGCCCGGAGGCGAAGAACGCGTTCTCCCTGCCGATGCTGGTCGGCCTGTACGACGCGTGGCTCCAGGCCGACGCCGACGACGACATCTACTCGATCGTCCTGACCGGCGCCGGCGGGGCCTTCTGCGCGGGCATGGACCTCAAGGCCCTCGCCGGTGCCGGCCTGGCCGACGGAGCCTCGGCGGTCTACCGCGAGCGCATGGCCGCCGACAAGGACCTGCACTGGAAGGCGATGCTGCGGCACCACCGCCCGCGCAAGCCGCTGATCGCGGCGGTCGAGGGCTACTGCGTCGCGGGCGGGACGGAGATCCTGCAGGGCACCGACATTCGGGTGGCCGGCGAGACCGCGGTGTTCGCGGTCGCCGAAGTCCAGCGCGGCCTGTTTCCCCTCGGGGGTTCGACCGTGCGTCTCCAGCGCCAGATCGGCTATACGAACGCGATGGAGATGCTGCTGACCGGGCGCCGCTACAGCGCCGAGGAGGCTCGCGAGATCGGGCTCATCGGCCGCGTGGTGCCGTCCGGCACCGCGGTGGAGGCCGCGTTGGAGATCGCCGCGACCATCAACGCCAACGGCCCGCTCGCCGTGGAAGCGGTCAAGCGCTCGATCATCGAGACGGCGGACCTCCCGGAAGCGGAAGCTCTGGCCCGCGAACTCGCCATTGGGCAGCCGGTGTTCGCGACAGCGGACGCGAAGGAGGGACCGACGGCGTTCGCGCAGAAGCGCGCACCGGTCTTCCGGCGGGAGTAA
- a CDS encoding carboxymuconolactone decarboxylase family protein: MAGWLPESAEGITELDGAFGLRPALYTRYRDFVTRLWSPSVLDPVLTELVRLRIAGLHACPVEQAARTRAAVHAGLTETRIDRLAHGSGDAAFSPVESACLLFAELFVLAPGMITDDDRARLAGLLGDAGVAGLAMVCAAYDGFDRFRIVLGIHETDPELPYPMLVHPCGLDPEAPAGPAGHVPACPVAATPLARQPELLASYLRMCATLWWDGVVDHPAKEVARLRSARVTGCRYCRNIRFAQARADGLDEDQVALIADGFELSRLAERHKVVIRFADFFLADPHGAAEERAAGLRADLVAAYGPDGTVELAAGLAIFLGFSKTAVALGTVRSDFPTMVIPTPRG, from the coding sequence ATGGCCGGCTGGCTTCCGGAGAGCGCCGAGGGGATCACCGAGCTGGACGGTGCCTTCGGCCTGCGCCCCGCGCTGTACACCCGCTATCGGGACTTCGTGACCCGCCTGTGGTCGCCGTCCGTCCTGGACCCCGTGCTCACCGAGCTGGTCCGCCTGCGGATCGCGGGCCTGCACGCCTGCCCGGTCGAGCAGGCCGCCCGGACGCGCGCCGCGGTGCACGCCGGGCTCACCGAGACCCGCATCGACCGCTTGGCCCACGGGTCGGGGGACGCCGCCTTCTCGCCGGTCGAGTCGGCGTGCCTGCTGTTCGCCGAGCTGTTCGTGCTCGCCCCCGGGATGATCACCGACGACGACCGCGCGCGGCTCGCCGGGCTCCTCGGCGACGCGGGGGTGGCCGGGTTGGCGATGGTGTGCGCGGCGTACGACGGCTTCGACCGGTTCCGGATCGTGCTCGGCATCCACGAAACCGATCCGGAGCTGCCGTACCCGATGCTCGTCCACCCGTGCGGACTCGACCCCGAGGCGCCCGCCGGGCCGGCCGGACACGTGCCCGCCTGCCCCGTCGCCGCGACGCCGCTCGCCCGGCAGCCGGAGCTGCTCGCGTCCTACCTGCGCATGTGCGCGACCCTGTGGTGGGACGGCGTCGTCGATCACCCCGCCAAGGAGGTCGCCCGGCTCCGCAGCGCCCGGGTCACCGGCTGCCGCTACTGCCGCAACATCCGGTTCGCCCAGGCACGCGCCGACGGGCTCGACGAGGACCAGGTCGCCCTGATCGCGGACGGTTTCGAACTCAGCCGCCTGGCGGAACGCCACAAAGTGGTGATCCGTTTCGCCGATTTCTTCCTCGCTGATCCGCACGGCGCGGCCGAGGAACGAGCGGCCGGGCTGCGGGCCGACCTGGTCGCGGCGTACGGTCCCGACGGAACCGTCGAACTGGCCGCCGGCCTCGCGATTTTCCTGGGTTTTTCGAAGACCGCGGTCGCTCTCGGAACGGTTCGCTCCGATTTTCCGACGATGGTCATACCCACCCCGCGCGGGTGA